A region from the Chroogloeocystis siderophila 5.2 s.c.1 genome encodes:
- a CDS encoding photosystem II reaction center protein L encodes MPPQRTPNPNNQPVELNRTSLYLGLLLVFVLGILFSSYFFN; translated from the coding sequence ATGCCCCCGCAAAGAACACCGAATCCTAACAACCAACCTGTTGAACTAAACCGCACTTCACTTTACCTCGGTTTACTACTCGTTTTCGTTCTCGGTATCCTGTTTTCTAGCTATTTCTTTAACTAG
- a CDS encoding photosystem II reaction center protein J translates to MSGSGRIPLWVVATIAGLGVITIVGTFFYGSYTHLGSSL, encoded by the coding sequence GTGTCTGGAAGTGGACGAATTCCTTTATGGGTTGTTGCGACCATTGCCGGTTTGGGTGTAATCACGATTGTAGGAACTTTCTTCTACGGTTCTTACACTCACTTAGGCTCTTCTTTATAG
- the psaI gene encoding photosystem I reaction center subunit VIII codes for MFSASFLPSILVPLTGLVFPAVAMALLLIYIEREDPSGI; via the coding sequence ATGTTTTCAGCTTCTTTTCTCCCCTCGATTTTAGTTCCGTTAACTGGCTTAGTATTTCCTGCTGTTGCTATGGCATTGTTGCTCATCTACATTGAGCGTGAAGATCCATCAGGAATCTAA
- a CDS encoding metallophosphoesterase family protein, producing MSETSHRRIVIGDIHGHYDGLIKLLEAIAPGTSDEVYFLGDLIDRGPQSALVVDFVQQNSYPCLLGNHEQMLLNVLSDRASNHMKQAWLYSGGNATLSSYKDFTIPQSHAEWMQNLPTYLDLGDVWLVHAGVNPKIPLEKQSAEQFCWVRDEFHGMLEPYFPDKLIITGHTITFTLPGVNSGEIAQGRGWLDIDTGAYHRKSGWLTGLDITNSLVYQVNVFRNVLRTLPLTEIVTAVNPIDVVNRASARL from the coding sequence ATGAGCGAGACAAGCCACCGTCGCATTGTCATAGGCGATATTCATGGTCACTATGACGGTTTAATCAAACTACTAGAAGCGATCGCCCCTGGAACCAGCGACGAAGTATACTTTTTGGGGGACTTAATTGATCGAGGACCACAAAGCGCCCTCGTTGTAGACTTTGTACAACAAAATTCTTACCCTTGCTTACTTGGCAATCACGAACAGATGTTACTCAACGTTCTGAGCGATCGTGCCTCAAACCACATGAAGCAAGCATGGTTGTATAGTGGGGGCAATGCGACGTTAAGTAGCTACAAAGACTTTACAATTCCTCAAAGTCATGCGGAATGGATGCAAAATCTACCAACATACTTAGACTTAGGAGATGTTTGGTTAGTCCATGCGGGGGTAAACCCCAAAATTCCGCTAGAGAAACAATCCGCTGAACAGTTTTGCTGGGTACGCGATGAGTTTCATGGTATGCTTGAACCCTACTTTCCCGATAAACTCATCATTACTGGACATACGATCACCTTTACTCTACCAGGAGTAAACTCTGGAGAAATTGCCCAAGGTAGAGGTTGGTTGGACATTGACACCGGTGCATATCATCGTAAAAGCGGCTGGTTAACTGGACTAGACATCACAAATAGCCTAGTCTATCAGGTAAACGTATTTCGCAACGTCTTGCGGACTTTACCATTAACTGAAATTGTTACCGCAGTTAACCCGATAGACGTCGTAAATCGTGCTTCAGCACGGCTATAA
- a CDS encoding M48 family metallopeptidase codes for MFNFSFILHRFRRRLIYPLLSLFVVLALLLGTPAVSQAFSIFDLLIRGVQIIQLSNISDSQEVQLGRQINQQLVSREVRLYRNSDINRYINQIGQRLVPASDRSGIPYTFQVVDDNGINAFATMGGFVYVNTGLIRLADNEAQLASVLAHEIGHIASRHAIQQMRQMAIAGGVASVAGLDRSRAVQIGVDLALRRPNSREDEFEADQRGLANSRRAGYAPSATIAFMEKLLRQNGRSVPTFLSTHPATGDRITRLRNAIDSQTANVGDGLDTAAYRARIRPLL; via the coding sequence ATGTTTAATTTTTCTTTTATTTTGCATCGTTTCCGACGTCGCTTAATTTATCCGCTATTGTCGCTGTTTGTGGTGCTGGCGCTGTTGTTGGGTACGCCAGCGGTATCACAAGCGTTTTCGATTTTTGATTTGCTCATTCGTGGAGTTCAAATTATTCAGCTATCAAACATCTCTGACAGTCAAGAAGTTCAGCTAGGAAGACAAATTAATCAACAACTTGTCAGCCGCGAAGTTCGTCTCTATCGCAATTCTGATATCAATCGCTATATCAATCAAATTGGTCAACGGTTAGTTCCGGCGAGCGATCGCAGTGGAATTCCTTATACGTTCCAAGTCGTTGATGATAATGGTATCAATGCTTTTGCAACAATGGGTGGCTTTGTCTATGTCAATACGGGTTTAATTCGACTCGCTGACAATGAAGCCCAACTCGCTAGCGTACTTGCGCACGAAATTGGTCACATCGCAAGTCGTCACGCGATTCAACAGATGCGTCAAATGGCAATCGCGGGTGGTGTTGCTTCGGTTGCGGGCTTAGATCGTAGCCGTGCTGTCCAAATTGGTGTAGATTTAGCACTACGGCGTCCGAACAGTCGTGAAGATGAGTTTGAAGCCGATCAACGTGGATTAGCGAACTCTAGACGCGCAGGTTATGCTCCATCGGCGACGATCGCTTTTATGGAGAAACTCCTTAGGCAAAACGGGCGATCGGTTCCGACTTTCCTGAGTACCCACCCCGCAACGGGCGATCGGATTACGCGGCTACGCAATGCGATCGACTCGCAAACGGCTAATGTCGGAGATGGCTTAGATACTGCGGCTTATCGTGCGAGGATTCGACCGTTGTTATAG
- a CDS encoding DUF4330 domain-containing protein yields MAILDSKGRLFGKLSILDLGAALVILLVIVGIFFFPGTSGSVAQVGVTTKPIEVDLVVRGLNVRDPQQLFSEGLKEGGKTNIIIRNQPYGQIEVKSVKQLPRTILVPQPDGSIREMSDPRANQFSTDMLLTLNGRAQITSTGPVLGNSKLKIGMPVELEGFNYNFNATVIDVRT; encoded by the coding sequence ATGGCTATTTTGGATTCTAAAGGACGCTTGTTTGGCAAGCTTAGTATTCTCGACTTAGGGGCTGCTTTAGTAATCCTCCTAGTGATCGTTGGCATCTTTTTCTTTCCAGGAACTTCCGGTTCGGTTGCGCAAGTTGGTGTAACAACAAAACCCATCGAAGTTGATTTAGTTGTTCGGGGTTTAAACGTCCGCGATCCTCAACAACTATTCAGCGAAGGATTGAAAGAAGGAGGTAAAACCAACATTATTATTCGTAACCAGCCTTACGGTCAGATTGAAGTTAAATCGGTTAAACAACTACCTAGAACTATCCTTGTACCCCAACCTGATGGTTCAATTCGAGAGATGTCCGATCCGCGCGCCAATCAATTCAGCACTGATATGCTATTAACGCTCAACGGTAGGGCGCAAATTACCAGTACAGGACCCGTATTAGGCAACAGTAAGCTGAAAATTGGTATGCCCGTCGAACTCGAAGGCTTTAACTACAACTTTAACGCTACCGTAATTGACGTTCGGACATGA
- a CDS encoding alpha/beta fold hydrolase, with the protein MFLPLGFEQRSVLTSLGRMVYYTASDTPWRQTSEDDNRERLVFLHGFGGGSSAYEWSKVYPAFAAEYQVIAPDLIGWGRSEHPPRNYTIDDYLTIITEFLEQTCDRPVTVVASSLTAAFTIRVAIARPELFKSLILTTPAGLSDFGENYSRSFFAQIVSTPILDRLLYSAGIATSNGIRSFLEQRQFARANRIYQEIVEAYLESAQQPNAEYAALSFVRGDLCFDLSLYVPQLRVPTAIIWGQRSQFTGPEIGRRFAAMNPQAIRVFQSLDDVGLTPQLELPAVTIGLIRRFLPILTQDTEPQEVEARG; encoded by the coding sequence ATGTTTCTGCCACTCGGTTTTGAGCAGCGATCAGTGCTGACTTCACTTGGCAGAATGGTTTACTACACTGCAAGTGATACGCCTTGGCGTCAAACATCTGAAGACGACAATCGAGAACGATTAGTTTTTTTGCACGGTTTTGGTGGCGGTTCTTCTGCCTATGAATGGTCAAAGGTTTATCCGGCGTTTGCGGCAGAATATCAGGTAATTGCGCCTGATTTGATTGGGTGGGGGCGTTCGGAGCATCCTCCGCGCAATTACACGATTGATGATTATCTGACGATAATTACGGAATTTCTCGAACAAACCTGCGATCGCCCCGTTACAGTTGTGGCATCTTCGTTAACCGCAGCGTTTACAATCCGAGTCGCGATCGCGCGCCCAGAATTATTCAAATCGTTGATTTTGACTACTCCTGCGGGATTATCTGATTTTGGTGAAAACTACTCGCGGAGTTTCTTTGCGCAGATAGTCAGCACTCCGATTTTAGATCGCTTGCTTTATAGTGCTGGAATTGCTACTAGTAATGGCATCCGCAGCTTTCTTGAGCAACGTCAGTTTGCGCGCGCCAACCGGATCTACCAAGAAATTGTTGAGGCTTATTTAGAGTCAGCACAGCAGCCGAATGCTGAGTACGCAGCACTTTCGTTTGTCCGTGGCGACTTGTGTTTCGATTTATCGCTTTATGTGCCGCAGTTGCGCGTTCCTACCGCGATTATCTGGGGTCAAAGGTCACAATTTACAGGTCCAGAAATTGGACGCCGATTTGCAGCGATGAATCCCCAAGCAATTCGCGTATTTCAATCGCTCGATGACGTTGGGCTAACACCGCAATTGGAACTCCCAGCGGTCACAATCGGTCTGATTCGACGTTTTTTGCCCATCCTTACGCAGGATACAGAGCCACAGGAGGTAGAAGCCAGAGGTTAA
- a CDS encoding polysaccharide deacetylase family protein, producing the protein MQLAPFFPILYRILQPTFPHCLWAGNPNLKTIALTFDDGPHPTYTPELLEVLDYYAIPASFFWLGACVNRAPFTAKQVYDRGHWIGLHGYDHRSFPVLTTVELQQSLRATQDAIAKACRIDPNSVRDVRPPNGLFTPQILNSLNQWQYRAVMWSVVPEDWVRPGVATVVQRVLQQVSNGSMIVLHDGVCGGQDVAATTAQLVPQLLHQGYQFVTVDTLWQQAQAFTRRHS; encoded by the coding sequence ATGCAGTTGGCTCCTTTTTTTCCAATCCTTTACCGAATTTTACAACCCACCTTTCCGCACTGTCTTTGGGCTGGCAACCCTAACTTAAAAACCATCGCGCTGACTTTTGATGATGGTCCACACCCGACCTACACGCCCGAATTGCTCGAAGTCTTGGATTACTATGCTATCCCAGCCAGTTTTTTTTGGTTAGGCGCGTGCGTCAATCGCGCGCCGTTTACTGCTAAGCAAGTTTATGATCGCGGACACTGGATTGGACTTCACGGCTACGATCATCGGTCGTTTCCAGTTCTCACGACAGTTGAACTTCAGCAAAGTTTACGCGCTACACAAGATGCGATCGCCAAAGCTTGCCGTATCGACCCTAATTCGGTTCGCGATGTCAGACCACCCAACGGGTTATTTACTCCACAAATCTTAAATTCCTTAAATCAATGGCAATATCGCGCTGTTATGTGGAGTGTTGTACCTGAAGATTGGGTACGCCCAGGAGTTGCAACGGTTGTGCAGCGCGTACTTCAGCAAGTTAGTAATGGCTCGATGATTGTCTTACACGATGGCGTGTGTGGTGGGCAAGATGTCGCCGCAACGACTGCGCAGTTAGTGCCTCAATTGCTGCATCAAGGCTATCAATTTGTAACGGTAGATACTTTGTGGCAACAAGCCCAAGCCTTTACAAGGAGACATTCCTAG
- the rpoD gene encoding RNA polymerase sigma factor RpoD — MNPANNVLETIHQPEIEETANQPEGDLDLILEDDEDLVILDTEDTDDFLETQPDEDDAKSGKAAKSRRRAQTKKKHYTEDSIRLYLQEIGRIRLLRADEEIELARKIAELLEMERVRERLLEQLDREPQDSEWAEAVQLSLPTFRYRLHVGRRAKDKMVQSNLRLVVSIAKKYMNRGLSFQDLIQEGSLGLIRAAEKFDHEKGYKFSTYATWWIRQAITRAIADQSRTIRLPVHLYETISRIKKTTKLLSQEMGRKPTEEEIATRMEMTIEKLRFIAKSAQLPISLETPIGKEEDSRLGDFIESDGETPEDQVSKSLLREDLEKVLDSLSPRERDVLRLRYGLDDGRMKTLEEIGQIFNVTRERIRQIEAKALRKLRHPNRNSVLKEYIR; from the coding sequence ATGAACCCGGCTAACAACGTACTCGAAACCATTCATCAGCCTGAAATCGAAGAAACTGCTAATCAACCCGAAGGCGATTTAGATCTCATACTCGAAGATGACGAGGATTTAGTAATCCTTGACACGGAGGACACTGATGATTTTCTAGAAACTCAGCCTGATGAGGACGACGCTAAGTCTGGTAAAGCCGCTAAATCTCGTCGGCGGGCGCAAACCAAGAAAAAGCACTATACAGAAGATTCTATTCGCCTCTATCTACAAGAGATTGGACGGATTCGGCTACTACGGGCAGATGAAGAAATTGAACTTGCGCGGAAAATCGCAGAGTTGTTGGAAATGGAAAGAGTCCGCGAACGACTGTTAGAACAGTTAGATCGCGAACCACAAGATAGCGAATGGGCAGAAGCTGTGCAGTTGTCTTTACCAACTTTCCGCTATCGCCTCCATGTAGGACGGCGGGCAAAAGACAAAATGGTACAGTCAAACTTGCGTTTGGTGGTTTCCATCGCTAAGAAATACATGAATCGCGGTCTATCTTTCCAAGACTTGATTCAGGAAGGAAGCTTAGGGCTAATTCGCGCAGCCGAAAAGTTTGACCACGAGAAAGGTTACAAGTTTTCGACGTATGCGACATGGTGGATTCGTCAAGCAATTACACGCGCGATCGCCGATCAGTCGCGGACAATTCGCTTACCCGTTCACCTTTACGAAACAATCTCGCGCATTAAGAAAACTACCAAGCTACTTTCGCAAGAGATGGGTCGCAAGCCTACTGAAGAAGAAATTGCTACCCGCATGGAAATGACGATTGAGAAGCTACGCTTTATCGCTAAATCGGCTCAGTTGCCAATTTCCTTAGAAACGCCCATCGGTAAAGAAGAAGATTCTCGCTTGGGCGATTTTATTGAGTCTGATGGTGAAACACCTGAAGATCAAGTTTCCAAGAGCCTTTTGCGCGAAGATCTTGAAAAAGTCTTAGATAGTCTTAGCCCTCGCGAACGAGATGTTTTAAGACTACGCTATGGATTAGATGATGGACGAATGAAAACGCTAGAAGAAATTGGACAGATTTTTAATGTCACTCGTGAACGCATTCGTCAAATCGAAGCGAAAGCACTACGTAAGCTACGTCATCCTAACCGTAATAGCGTGCTGAAGGAGTATATCCGATAG
- a CDS encoding chlorophyll a/b-binding protein — protein MQDTTKITPPVVDDRNAWRYGFTPQAEIWNGRLAMIGFLAAVLIELFSGQGFLHYWGIM, from the coding sequence ATGCAAGACACAACCAAAATTACACCTCCCGTCGTGGACGATCGCAATGCTTGGCGCTATGGTTTCACTCCCCAAGCAGAAATTTGGAATGGTCGTTTGGCAATGATTGGTTTCCTAGCCGCAGTCCTTATTGAGCTATTTTCTGGTCAAGGTTTCCTTCACTACTGGGGCATTATGTAA
- a CDS encoding ABC transporter ATP-binding protein: protein MAQVVLENVYKSFPTRHNERVTPVVAQSSLLAPIDAPSVVEKETQEPKQTVSVLRNINLSVADGEFMVLVGPSGCGKSTLLRLIAGLEKISGGNVWVGDRLVNELPPKARDIAMVFQNYALYPHMTVYDNLAFGLRRTLRSDKQRTPSLDNLLVRVTRGLPKQLRYTTARERAVDDRVRNVAQLLQIEALLNRLPKQLSGGQKQRVALGRAIARNPQVFLMDEPLSNLDAKLRAETRAQIVKLQRQLGTTTVYVTHDQTEAMTMGDRIAVMNQGQIQQVAPPLELYNRPATRFVAEFIGSPPMNFLPVQFHAPLSITHPQFRCTLPDRWANVLQNYDQQTLILGIRPEHFHLSTPAPENLLVQIDLVEALGNDTYLAVSFVKQGIQPSLIATTATNTLQVRIPPDQKVSIGEQLWLSLSLDKLHFFEYESGKAIWSD from the coding sequence GTGGCGCAGGTTGTTCTGGAAAACGTTTATAAAAGCTTTCCCACTCGACATAACGAACGAGTTACTCCGGTAGTCGCGCAGTCATCTCTCCTTGCGCCAATCGATGCGCCATCAGTGGTTGAAAAAGAAACTCAAGAACCTAAGCAAACTGTGAGTGTCCTGCGCAATATTAACTTGAGCGTAGCTGATGGTGAATTTATGGTCTTAGTGGGACCTTCCGGCTGCGGTAAAAGTACGTTGCTGCGCTTAATTGCAGGGCTAGAGAAGATATCTGGCGGGAATGTTTGGGTAGGCGATCGCTTAGTTAACGAATTACCACCCAAAGCTAGAGATATCGCGATGGTTTTTCAAAACTACGCGCTTTATCCGCACATGACAGTTTACGATAACCTAGCATTTGGACTGCGGCGGACATTGAGGAGTGACAAGCAGCGCACGCCATCGTTAGATAATTTGTTAGTGAGAGTGACGCGAGGATTACCTAAGCAGCTACGTTATACTACGGCACGCGAACGCGCAGTTGACGACCGAGTACGGAATGTAGCGCAATTACTGCAAATTGAAGCACTACTCAATCGACTGCCAAAACAACTTTCTGGTGGACAAAAGCAACGTGTAGCCTTAGGACGCGCGATCGCCCGCAATCCACAAGTTTTTTTGATGGATGAACCTCTATCAAACCTCGATGCCAAACTCCGCGCCGAAACGCGCGCGCAAATTGTGAAGCTACAACGTCAACTTGGTACAACCACCGTTTACGTTACCCACGATCAAACCGAAGCAATGACAATGGGCGATCGCATCGCGGTGATGAATCAAGGACAAATTCAACAAGTCGCGCCTCCTCTAGAACTTTACAATCGTCCCGCAACGCGCTTCGTCGCCGAATTTATTGGCTCACCTCCAATGAATTTTCTCCCAGTGCAATTTCACGCGCCGTTGTCAATTACTCACCCGCAGTTTCGCTGCACACTCCCAGATCGCTGGGCAAATGTCTTACAAAATTATGACCAGCAAACACTGATTCTCGGTATTCGACCCGAACACTTTCACCTCAGTACACCTGCACCAGAAAATCTCTTAGTTCAAATAGACTTAGTTGAAGCGTTGGGTAACGATACGTATCTCGCCGTCAGCTTTGTCAAACAAGGTATACAACCATCTTTAATCGCGACTACCGCGACAAACACTCTACAAGTACGAATTCCACCCGACCAAAAAGTATCAATTGGCGAGCAACTATGGCTATCGCTGTCACTAGATAAACTGCATTTCTTTGAATATGAAAGCGGTAAAGCAATTTGGTCTGACTAG
- a CDS encoding glycerate kinase, whose product MQTAIWLSQILAGALPDERLAQLMLADPLRAQAFDITAANVEQVVQKRSHLLRAVYPAFSEFCQTRLHLAPNQLLDTLWDFWLPLAMQLASSRQQLQRTLIQGILGGQGTGKTTLGAILTLILAHLGYRTVSLSLDDLYKTYHDRLALKQQDPRLIWRGPPGTHDIDLGLTVLKKLRQPIEQPIAIPRFDKSAYDGAGDRAQPELVDSIDIVLFEGWFVGVRPIDPAHFDTAPPPIETHDDREFARDINARLHEYLPLWSQLDALILLYPDDYRRSLAWRKDAERDMIAVGQSGMKDAEIEDFVKYFWRSLHPELFIKPLLTPPTWVDLVIEINPDHSPGSVYRPGDLASYGRDQRSEQ is encoded by the coding sequence ATGCAAACGGCGATCTGGTTAAGTCAAATTCTCGCGGGAGCATTACCCGACGAACGTCTAGCACAACTAATGCTTGCCGATCCTCTACGCGCTCAAGCTTTTGATATTACAGCAGCGAATGTTGAGCAAGTTGTGCAAAAGCGATCGCATTTACTACGTGCGGTTTATCCAGCTTTTAGCGAATTTTGCCAAACGCGGTTGCATCTTGCACCAAACCAGTTACTCGATACACTGTGGGATTTTTGGCTACCGTTAGCGATGCAGCTAGCATCATCGCGCCAACAATTACAAAGAACGCTCATTCAAGGAATTTTAGGCGGACAAGGTACAGGCAAAACCACCTTGGGGGCAATACTGACGCTCATTCTCGCGCACCTGGGATACCGTACTGTTAGCTTATCGCTAGATGACTTGTACAAAACCTATCACGATCGCCTAGCGTTAAAACAGCAAGATCCGCGCTTAATTTGGCGTGGTCCACCTGGAACACATGATATTGATTTAGGGTTAACAGTACTAAAGAAGCTACGTCAGCCTATTGAGCAACCAATCGCGATCCCTCGGTTTGATAAGTCGGCGTACGATGGCGCTGGTGATCGCGCGCAACCTGAACTTGTCGATTCTATCGATATTGTTCTATTTGAAGGCTGGTTTGTCGGCGTGCGACCAATCGACCCTGCACACTTTGACACGGCTCCACCACCGATTGAAACTCATGACGATCGCGAATTTGCCCGCGATATAAATGCTCGATTGCACGAGTATCTACCTTTGTGGTCACAACTCGACGCGTTAATCTTGCTCTACCCTGATGATTACCGCCGCAGCTTGGCATGGCGTAAAGACGCCGAACGCGATATGATTGCCGTCGGTCAATCAGGAATGAAAGACGCAGAAATCGAAGATTTTGTCAAGTACTTTTGGCGATCGCTTCACCCAGAGTTATTTATTAAACCTTTATTAACTCCTCCTACCTGGGTTGATTTAGTCATAGAAATTAACCCAGACCATTCTCCAGGCAGCGTTTATCGTCCAGGCGATCTTGCTAGCTATGGCAGGGATCAAAGGTCAGAGCAATGA
- a CDS encoding DUF565 domain-containing protein, with amino-acid sequence MQNTRLNDLFNSITGQLGRWFLNPWRKLSLLIISLLFGFFLGSAISTIAGQAADWDIIGAGVLVAWSEIVDRIYYSRTWRKQRGLWLEALNAGKIGLTYSLFLEAFKLGS; translated from the coding sequence ATGCAAAATACTCGTCTCAACGATCTTTTTAATTCCATAACCGGACAACTCGGAAGATGGTTTCTCAATCCTTGGCGAAAGCTATCCCTACTAATTATTAGTTTATTGTTTGGCTTTTTTCTTGGCTCGGCAATTTCGACGATCGCAGGACAAGCGGCTGACTGGGATATCATTGGTGCAGGCGTTTTAGTCGCGTGGAGTGAAATCGTTGACCGAATTTATTACAGTCGTACCTGGCGCAAACAGCGGGGACTCTGGTTAGAAGCATTAAATGCTGGCAAAATTGGTCTAACTTATAGTCTGTTCTTAGAAGCGTTTAAACTTGGTTCTTAA